The genomic stretch AACGTCGCTTCTGAAGAGCTTGTCATGGGACACAAGGTGGGCCGTGAGATTGTGGAAAACGCTGTCCGTTGCAAAATGAAGATCTTGCAGAATGACGGCGTTGTCACAGGCTTCTGCGCCCGACCCCGAAAAGTCAGCCAAGCTCTTCTGCTTCTAGGAGGCCAAACGTTCATGTGCGACAAAGTATACATGATTGATCACAAGGCAAAGGAGATTACTCCCAAAACAGACCTTCCTAGCCCTCGCAAAGAGTGTAGTGCTTGCGCAATTGGCTGTAAAGTATATGTCACAGGTGGTCGCGGGTCTGAAAATGGGGCTTCAAAAGACGTTTGGGTCTACGACACCTTGCATGACGAATGGTCCAAGGCTGCACCGATGCTCGTCGCTAGATTCGGACATGGTTCAGCAGAACTTGACCACAGCCTGTATGTAGTAGGTGGACACACGTCACTTGCAGGGTCGTTCCCTGCGTCCCCATCGGTGTCTCTCAAACAAGTGGAGCAGTACAACCCCCAATCCAACAAGTGGACACTAGTTGCCCCTCTCCGAGAGGGTGTGAGCAATGCTGCTGTTGTAGGGGCCAAAAACAAACTCTTTGCTTTCGGAGGGACTAGTATCAACACGGACAAGTATCCCAAGGTTCAGTGCTTCGACCCCTGTGAGAACAGGTGGACTGTCCCGGCCACTTGTCCTCAGCTCTGGCGTTACACAGCGGCAGCAGTTGTTGGGAACCATGTTGTGGTCATTGGTGGAGATACTGAGTTCTCCGCGAGCTCCGCGTACCGCTTCAATAGTGAGACGTTCCAGTGGACCAAGTTTGGTGACGTGACTTCCAGGAGAATCAGCTGTCATGCAGTGGCGTCAGGGAATCGCCTCTATGTGGTCGGGGGCTACTTTGGGGCACAGAGGTGTAAAACCTTGGACTGCTATGACCCGTCAACAGACTCATGGGATAGTATAACAAGCATACCATACTCGCTTATCCCAACAGCATTTGTCAGCACCTGGAAGTACCTCCCATCTTGAAGAAAATGTGTCTCTTATTTGGTGAGTACTGTCCAATTGACAACATTTTCCTTGACTTCAAGCCCTCTCAGATGTACAAAGCAGTAGTTTGTTGATGAAAAATATCTTACTGTAATTAGTGCTGTTGGGTGTCAAATAAAGATTACGTTTTCCTTAATAGTTCGAAAAGGAATGTGGCACAAATTACAGAGTAAAACACATCTCTCTGGGGTGTGCAGACTTTTCCCAATGCTTCCAGCTAGAATAGTATCAGGTTCATGCTTGTAGTTCTGCCTATGGCAAGTCCTGTACCGTTTTTGCACATTGCTCCACTGAAACACCGTATGGTTTTGCTTCCCTGAGTTGTTTACAAATCCTCCGTCTTTTCTTTTAAGTACATGTCAGGGTTATTGTTCTCTCTAGGACACACAGTAGCCAGACAGATAACAAACTCAAATAATGGCCGATGATGTTTAGAGAAGGTGTGTTTATTTGACATAGAGGCCTAACGTTTGGCAGGAAGATTCAAGAATGGAGACTTGGGCCTTTCAACTTGTCAGAATGCATCTTAACCTCTTTATTTGTTGTAAAAGGCCTTTGCTTGAAGAATTCTTGAGTGACTCTCGCTAGTTCAGCTTCTAAAACAACTCGTCTTGTTTAGCACCCTCGCAGCTTACAGAGGGCTCAGTGCTCACTTAATGGAAGGATGCCTAGGGGAACTGCTGTTTGCCCTTTCTCAATAATAAACAGATGGTTTGGGTGGAGACAGGCAGAAGAGAGGCCCCAGATCTGCAAAGCTGCAGCTGTCAAGTCCGTTTTATCCTTCTTTGGGAGTGCAAATGGTGCAGTTCCAGCTCTTTTGAA from Carassius gibelio isolate Cgi1373 ecotype wild population from Czech Republic chromosome A22, carGib1.2-hapl.c, whole genome shotgun sequence encodes the following:
- the LOC127942530 gene encoding ectoderm-neural cortex protein 1, whose translation is MSVSNHENRKSRSSSGSMNIQLFHKTSHADSLLIQLNLLRKRRVFTDVVLRAGNRAFPCHRLVLASCSRYFEAMFSGGLKESRDAEVNFHDSLHPEVLELLLDYAYSARVIINEENAESLLEAGDMLQFHDIRVAAAEFLEKNLHPSNCLGMMLLSDAHQCQRLYELSWRMCLANFANLYHTEDFLSLPKDKVQELVFSEELEVEDECIVYEAVIDWVKADIGRRHLDLPDLLRCIRLALLPETYLLENVASEELVMGHKVGREIVENAVRCKMKILQNDGVVTGFCARPRKVSQALLLLGGQTFMCDKVYMIDHKAKEITPKTDLPSPRKECSACAIGCKVYVTGGRGSENGASKDVWVYDTLHDEWSKAAPMLVARFGHGSAELDHSLYVVGGHTSLAGSFPASPSVSLKQVEQYNPQSNKWTLVAPLREGVSNAAVVGAKNKLFAFGGTSINTDKYPKVQCFDPCENRWTVPATCPQLWRYTAAAVVGNHVVVIGGDTEFSASSAYRFNSETFQWTKFGDVTSRRISCHAVASGNRLYVVGGYFGAQRCKTLDCYDPSTDSWDSITSIPYSLIPTAFVSTWKYLPS